GAAAGGCGGCGCACTCAAATTCAGGTCGGTCGATCGCGACGGCAAAGGCAAACCGACCCGCGTGCAAAAGTACGACGTCGCGAAGCTGAATGCCGACGTATACGCCGTCTCGTATCTGGGCCCGTCGGGGTACACGCTGACGACAATTCTGGATTTCCGGAAGCGCCGGCTGGTCGCGTTCGCTTCGAACGAGAAGTCGGTGTTTGTCCAAACAGGAACCTTCGAAGTCGTCTAGGCTCTAGTTTGCCGAGGGGCGCTCAGGTGAGCGATTGTATTCCATGTAATACGCGGTCTGGTCCGCAGAACTGCGGCCATAGTAGCGTTCGACGACCCGCAATGCGAGCTCGATTCCGGACGTAAGGCCCCCACCCGTCGCGATCTTGTCGTACTCCACGTAGCGAGGCCCGCGGATCAGCTTCACTTTTGGGAACCGTTTTTCAAACATATCGTAAAAATCATGATGGGTCGTCGCGCTTAACCCGTCGAGCAGCCCCGTCTGCGCCAATAGGAAGG
This DNA window, taken from Candidatus Eremiobacteraceae bacterium, encodes the following:
- a CDS encoding MoaF N-terminal domain-containing protein yields the protein MKTDPIRGKTIQWTFKDGPLAKQTFEHAFLKGGALKFRSVDRDGKGKPTRVQKYDVAKLNADVYAVSYLGPSGYTLTTILDFRKRRLVAFASNEKSVFVQTGTFEVV